The DNA region GTCGCGTGTTGGTATGTCGTGTTGAGTATTGTGCTGAAGGGGGTGTCATGTATTTGGGTGTCGTGTTAAGTTAGTTGTCGAAGATTATGCTGAAGGGGGTCATGTGTTTGGTGTGTTGTGTTGAGCCGTTGAGGATTGCGCTAAAGGGAGTCAAGTGTTTGGTATGTCGTGAATTAGCAAGTAATAATGAGTCGTGTTGTATTATGGCTAAGAATGGTCATGGGTCTAAGAATCAATTTTGCCCTAAAACTGACCCTGATATTTAGgatatgaatttaattttttaaaaattggcgGATACgaatctaaaaaaataattggatCTGATTCTTGGTTTATGGGCTTCAGCCTTCAAACCTACactttctacctaaatatgttTATGACTCGAACCCGCCAAACTCATTGTAGACTCAACCTGTTATATAActcaaaaacattttaaaacttGTTTCTAACCTATTATGAAGTATTTATTAAGACCCTATTCAACATATAAACtcattttatactaataataaaaccattaaaaatgtaaaaactaaaaaaaaatatgaataatcAAATTAAGAACATTTAAGAATCCACTAAAATCTAAATAAGTCAGTTTCTAGTAAaaaattacaacaataataacaatgttcaaaaattattttgtaggGTTCACGTTTATTTGTTGGACTACTTATTGTCTTTCAAAACTacatatttcctttttttttttttcttctcatttactttttgcacagttttcaaagtaacTTTCAAGCCTCAATATCTTtaaatacgcattataaaaaatttttaaaaatatatgataaaaaaatatacattaagacgaatctaaagaaatctcacatgaataaattttatcatctatatatgtctcAAAAGTCTTAATCCAAATTCtctcttcaaaataaaatattctaaacggaAAGAATATTAAGAAATGGATGAAATATGTAGTTTTAAATGGTATTTTTACAACATATTTCCCACAAACAACCATAAAGTAGCCAacaaacttataaaatcaattgTCATTTAATCACTTTTTATGAGAGTCGTTTTAATTGAATGGAACAAATAGTTTATTTTCATAAACAATTGAtttcataaaaataaagtataCCTAAGTATTAAAGTCTTttcctttcaaaaaaatattaaagtcttttatacatacatgatgGCAACACAAAAATCTAATAAACcccattaaaagaaaaaggggaatAACCCAATGACTAATTACTACACTTTTCctcaatatattttaaaatctagTAAGACTTAATGCATCATTTTATTTACACAACTAATTCCACAATCCAAAAATTGTAttggaaaattaaaaatgagCCACTAAAACAAGTTATTCCCCCACAAACATCACATACCATTTTCAATCTTAGTGTTTTTAATGCAAGTGGGGCGGCAACAATAGTGAATCCTGGATAACTTGCACCATAAAAAATCCTCAATATTAGAATTGTAATCTTCTTTTCTTCTCCTCAAAGTATCTCTACTATTTCTACTACTTAAACACCCCCATGCATACTACAATCTCAAATCATCCCAAAAAAATAATCCATCTATCGATCTGTCTATCTATCTATCTGTCTATTTATCTAATCGTCGGAAATTGAGGATGGGGCATAGCCATGGGCATGATTGGGGTCCAGTTTTCATTGCAACAATCTTGTTTGTGTTACTTTCTCCTGGATTGTTGTTTCAAGTGCCTGGTGGGCAAAGGTGTATTGAGTTTGGAAGCTTTCGTACTGGTGGGGCTGCTATTTTGTTCCATGCCCTTCTCTATTTTGGTCTCATTTGTATTTTCTTGATTGCACTTGGTATTCATATGTATTGGGGTTAGAACATTTTCTTGTATTTTAAGTCCTTTTTGTAAACCactcaaatttaatttgattgaaTCAAAGTTATCATCATTTCCGAGTAATTTTTatgttaatgaaattaatatttctaaatgaTGGTTTATGATCACATGTATTGTCTTGATAAAATTTTTGAATTGGAGGAGTAAAATCAAAATATGTATTTTGTTGATGTTGGAGTGTTTATTATTACTCATATGGGTAAAACATAAGAGAATCTATCACTTTATAAAGTTACGGAGtaaattttattactattattaattagtGTTAGTTGTGAACTTTTTTGAGGGGTCATTGAAATTGTGGAAATATGATATTTTTACGTATAGCTTTAAATGCTAGGTTGTaaataaatttacattaaacaatcaaataaaattctattTGACTATAATCAACTTATGTTTTAAGAATACAATATAATTCAatagtgattgatgaatagcgTAACATCCTAAATAGATCACTTGAAATGGATAGAAggagtaaaaaatatttaaatacattgagcaagaattttttttaaaatagattGAGCAAGACTTAATTTTAAGTAAAATATATCGAATCAACTTAAATACATAAACGTATTATCTAATACTTAAACATACATCAAGCCAAGTATTCATGCAACCAAGTATTTAAGTAAAGTACTACGAATCAGCTTGGCAAATAATTATTAGTTGTTGGATGTGAATTGATTcatttacttgtttgattgtttgttagtattgattattattttgtagtTAAGTCAATTGCTAAAAgcaatatttataaattataataatattagtttgttggttgtttattattagaataaaagaAAGGCAATAAGTTAagagttaataaaaaaaactgcttattttgatgtaaaaactaattttcctattgacttaaaaatcaaatgacatttacaaaatattttttccgTATTTTATCAACTAATAGATAAATCAAAATCCAATCAACAAGATAGCTAAAAAAACTTGTTATCTATCAAGTCCAATACTGAACTACATATTTTTATGTCTCTacagattatatatatatatatatatatatatatatatatatatatatatatatatatatatatatatatatatataaatataaggtTAATCAAAATGAGagtttttaaaaagtatatagcaaattaaaaaaataccgaGCTTATAGTCTTTTATTACCATCTTAAGTTGATTTAGGATTAACAGTTCAACATAACATATAATGTGATTGATCATTATTTTTATCTCTATAAAAAGTACTTTTTCCGTTTGATTGAGGATGACATGTTTACGTAGAGATTTATGGAAAATTTCGAAATATATCTCATgtatatatatcaaaattcCCATTTTGACTTGACTTTCACTTTCATAGTTAGTAAAGTCACCCAATTTTAGAGTACGAGAAACGCTTAATGCTAGAGTTCAAAGTTGAAACTATTGATAATTCATGGACATACTAGAATACTAGTATAAAAATTTATGCAATGTacgaaattattaatataaaattatataaatataaattttaaatagagatgtaattatttattatctatataaaattataatataggAGTATCTTATAAAATAGATAGAGaatttagtatatatagtg from Amaranthus tricolor cultivar Red isolate AtriRed21 chromosome 3, ASM2621246v1, whole genome shotgun sequence includes:
- the LOC130808619 gene encoding uncharacterized protein LOC130808619, producing MGHSHGHDWGPVFIATILFVLLSPGLLFQVPGGQRCIEFGSFRTGGAAILFHALLYFGLICIFLIALGIHMYWG